Within the Deltaproteobacteria bacterium genome, the region ACTGTGTGGAGCGGCTTGGAAGCATGATCCAGGCCTGATGATGTCTGGGATCTGTTGTGTTGCATGGCCGGATCATCGGATGATTTTCGAGGAATTGGGCCGCCGATCAAGGAGAAATTGCAGGATAATCTACCATGCTTGTTGATTCACATGCCCACCTGGAGTTGGAAGACTTTGACGAAGACCGCGAACAGGTGATTGAACGGGCGCGCCAGGCCGGACTGGCGTTTATTGTTACGGTCGGCATCAACCTGCCCGATTGCCTCCGAGCCGTTGAAATCGCGGAACAATACGACATGGTCTATGCCGCGGTCGGCATCCATCCGCACAATGTGAAAGAAATCCGTTCCGATACCTATGACCTGCTGGCTGAACTTGCCCGAAGGGAAAAGGTTGTGGCGTATGGGGAAATCGGCCTCGATTTTTTTCGCAACCACTCTCCCCGGGAGACGCAGATCCGGTGTTTTGGAGAGCAACTGGAATTGGCCCAGAGCTTGGATATGCCGGTGATCATTCACGACCGTCAGGCCCACCGGGAAACCCTGGAGATGTTGAAGGAATGGAAAGGTCGCAGACGCGGTATTATTCACTGTTTTTCTGGTGATTACGATATGGCCCGCCAATGCCTTGATCTGGGATTCTACATTTCAATACCCGGTACAGTCACGTACCCAAAGGCGGAGGAAATACGTGACGTGGTGAGGCGGGTCCCCCTGGACACGCTTTTGATTGAAACAGATGCGCCCTTCCTGGCACCCCATAAATATCGGGGCAAGCGGAATGAGCCGGCTTATATCACCTGGGCGGCGGAGAAGATTGCCGAAACCAAGGAGGTTCCTCTGATCGACGTGGAGCAGGCTACAACGAAGAATGCCCTGGATGTTTTTGCTTTACATGAACATGTCGCTGTGTTAGGTCTCCCCGTGAATCGGGTTCTCTGAACGATTTTATTGTCATGTTTTAAAAGGGGTGCCGGCTTGGCTGAGATGATACCCTTAGAACCTGATCTGGATAGTACCAGCGTAGGGAGTGGCAAAAAACATTGATCTGTTGGGATGCAGGCCATGTTCCGATTATCGGGGGGTGGCCTTTTTTATTGATTGGGCGAGCCGGGGGAGTCGGGCATGATTCGTAGGAGCGCACCGGGATTGGGAGCCGGGGAAAGTATTGTCTTCATTGTTTCCGGAGGTCCCCTGGAGGATCTTCTTTACCTTCGTCGCAGGCTCCGGGAGGCAAACCCGGCGGAAGTGGTCTGTGCGGATGGAGGGGCCCGTCATATGCTGGCTCTGGGTATGACCCCGCAAACGGTGATCGGAGACATGGATTCTCTGTCGGCGGCACAGTTTGAGGATCTTCAGGCAAAGGGATGCCGGGTTCTGAAACACCCGGCACGCAAGGATGAAACGGATACGGAACTTGCTCTTCACTATGCCATGGCGCTAAAGCCCGATGAAATTGAAATCCACGGCGCCTTGGGCGGAAGAATCGACCACACCCTGGCGAATATTTCCCTCCTGGTGTGTGCGGCCCGGGCGGGTGTCAGAACGCGAATTGTCGATGCGACGATGGAGATGTTCGTCATTTCAGAAGCATGTGAAATGCGGGGACGTTCGGGCGAGATCGTTTCCCTGTTTCCCATGACAACGGAAGTGAGGGGACTCACGCTGAAAGGATTTGAATATCCCCTGGAGGAGGCAAGCATGGAACTTGGGAAACCGTATGGGATCAGCAACCGTATGCTTCATGGTCGGGGAACGGTTACCCTTTCTTCCGGCTATCTGCTTATAGTCAGGACATATGGGCGGGAGGAGGAAAACGGATGAGGGAAACGGGTTCGATGCCTGCCAGGGTACTGACGATCGCCGGGTCCGATTCCGGCGGCGGGGCCGGAATTCAGGCCGACCTTAAAACCATAACGGTTCTGGGTGGATTCGGGATGAGCGTCATAACCGCTCTGACTGCTCAGAACACGATGGGGGTGCACGGCATTTTCGATACACCGCCTGAATTTGTGGCCGCCCAGTTTGATGCGGTGATGTCCGATATCGGAGCGGATGCCGCCAAAACGGGCATGCTGGCGCGACAGGACATTCTGGAAGTCGTGATTGAGAAAATTCAAGCCTATGGGCTGGAAAAACTCGTGGTGGACCCGGTCATGGTGGCCAAAGGCGGAACCCATTTGGTCCGGGAAGATATCCTGGCTTACTTGAAGGCGGCGCTGATTCCCCTTGCTTTTGTGATTACTCCGAACATCCCCGAGGCAGAAGTGCTGACCGGAATGACCATCAAAACGCCCACCGACATGAAAGAGGCTGCCCGACGGATTTTTGATATGGGGTCCCGATGTGTAATCGTTAAGGGCGGTCATCTGGAAGGAGCCGCTCTGGATGTTTTCTTCGATGGGAACAATATTCATGAGTTTACGACGCAACGGATTGAAACGCCGAACACTCACGGTACGGGATGCACCTTTTCAGCGGCCCTGGCAACGGGAATTGCTCAGGGGAAAACCCTCCTGGAGGCTGTTGCGCAGGCAAAGGATTATATTACGGAAGCCATCCGATATGCTTTTCCCCTTGGGGCGGGGCACGGGCCGACGAATCATCTGGCACCTATCGTAAAAAAAGGGGGACCATGCTGATTCCAAGTAAAATGGTATCCTGCAGGGATGGTTTTTGTGCCATCGTATACAAAAAGATGCATCATACGGATCTGAGATCTGTCGGAGGAGCTTTATGACACAGTTAGATATGGCACGGAAGGGAATTGTTTCGGATGAAATGAAGTGTTGTGCTGATAAGGAAAAGGTCAGTCCCGAATTTATCCGTAAAGGCGTTGAAGAAGGGTCGATCGTGGTCGTCAAAAACCGGAAGCACCCGGCGTGTGAGCCCGTCGCCATCGGCCGCGGGTTGAGAACCAAAGTCAACGCCAATATCGGCACATCGCAGGACCGTCATGACATGGATTGGGAGCTGGAGAAAGTTCGGGTTTGTGTTGAAGCCGGTGCAGATGCGGTGATGGATTTATCAACGGGAGGGGATATTCGCGGCATTCGTCAGGCCGTGATGGCGGCCTCACCCCTGATAGTGGGAACGGTGCCTGTTTATCAGGCCGCTGCTGATACCCTGGCTGACGGGAGATCCATCGTCGAGATGAACGGGGAGGATCTTTTCCGGGCGATTGAAGAGCATGGCGAAGATGGTGTTGATTTTATTACGGTTCATTGTGGTGTGACGAAAAGAAGCATCGCATGTATTACCCAGGAAGGGCGCCTCCTGGGCATTGTCAGCCGGGGGGGCTCGATTCTGGCCCGATGGATTGATTACAACGATCAGGAAAACCCGCTCTACGCGGAATATGACCGGCTTCTGGATATTGCGTACCGCTATGACATGGTCCTGAGTCTTGGAGACGGTTTGCGCCCCGGCTGTATTGCCGACGCGACGGATCGGGGCCAGGTGCAGGAACTCCTGTTGCTGGGAGAACTGACCGGGAAGGCCCGCGAACGAGGGGTTCAGGTAATGATAGAGGGGCCGGGTCATGTGCCGATCAAGCAGATTGAGGCGAATATCCTTTTGCAGAAGAGGCTCTGCAACGGGGCGCCTTTTTATGTTCTGGGGCCCTTGCCGACCGATGTCGCTCCTGGTTACGACCACATCACGGCAGCCATCGGAGGGGCTATTGCGGGATCCGCCGGGGCGGACTTTCTCTGTTATGTGACGCCCTCGGAACATCTGCGTCTTCCCAATTTGGATGATGTCCGGGAAGGGATCATGGCTTCCAGGTTGGCCGCCCATATCGCCGATCTGGCCAAGGATTTTCCCGGCGCCTTTGAACGGGACGCCCAGATGGCCCGCTACCGTAAGGAATTCAACTGGCAGGGCCAGATCGACCTCTCGATCGACCCGGCTCGGAGTGCGGCATGGCTGGAAAAAAGCGAGACCGCCAGGGAAGAGGGATGCACGATGTGTGGTGAATTGTGCGCCATCAAGCTGGGTAAAAAAGAAAGCCACAGGATGTTCTAAGGGGTAATGAGGCGGCCCGGGTCATCGTTGGTCTTTTCACCATCACCGGTTTGGTATATTTCGTCAATCTGGTCATGAAGAAGAGGTGAAGCAGGGCGGCGGCCTTCTGAGGGGACGGATGTCCAATCATCAGCTATCTTTACGGGAAACGGCTGCGGGGATTGTCCGGCGCTTGAAAACAGCCGGTTATGAAGGCTACTTTGTTGGAGGCTGTGTTCGGGACCTGCTGCTGGGAGCGGAGCCCGAAGATTTCGATATTGTCACGTCCGCCCGGCCTGAAGCGGTGCAGAGTCTGTTTCCGAAGACGGTGCCGGTGGGTTTGGCTTTCGGCATCATTCAGGTGATAGAGGGGGGGCATGCCTTCGAGGTGGCGACTTATCGAAGGGAAGGACGCTACGAAGACGGGCGCCGACCCTCCCTGGTCAGCTTCGGCAGCGCCGAGGAAGATGTGCAACGACGGGATTTTACCGTTAACGGCCTCCTCATGGATCCCGATACAGGGGAGGTCAGGGACTTTGTCGGCGGCAGGCAGGACATAGAGAGACGCCTTATACGCTCCATAGGTCCCCCGGAAAAGCGGTTTGCGGAGGATCATCTCCGCATGCTCCGGGCAGTCCGTTTTACAGCCAACCTCGATTTTCAACTGGATCCCGATACTCTTTCCGCCATACGAGCTCAGGCCGTGGCTATCGGCCGGATCAGTGCCGAGCGTGTGCGGGATGAACTGAACAGGTTGCTCACCCGGGGTCATCCCCGGCGGGGGATGGAACTTCTCGCGCAATCAGGCCTCCTTGAGGAAATCATGCCGGAAGTGGCCGCCATGGAGGGGGTCATGCAGTCGCAACAGTATCATCCGGAGGGGGATGTCTGGTCGCATGTTCTGCGCATGCTGGATTTTTTCCCCTACGGATTGACTGAGGAAAAAAGGCGGCGACTGGTTTGGGCGGTTTTGCTTCACGATGTCGGCAAGCCCCGAGTTCGCACCAGGGATGAGCGCGGCGTTCATTTTTATGGGCATGTCCGGAGAAGTGGGGAAATTGCGCAATCGATCATGAATCGCCTGAGATTTTCCGCCGCGGACATCGACTCCGTTCTTGCCCTGATTTCCCAACACATGGTATTCATGACTGTCCGGGATATGCGGCCCCATCGTTTGAAACGTTTTCTCCGCATGCCGGAATTTGATCTGCACCTGGAACTTCACAGGCTGGACTGTCTGGGAAGTTGCGGAACCCTTGACACCTACAGGTTTTGCGAAGAGCAGCGGGAGGCGCTATCCAGTACGGAACTGCATCCCCCCCGTTTGCTTTCAGGGCATGATCTGCAGGCGATGGGATTTCGGCCCGGACCTCTGTTCAAGGAAATTCTCAGGGCCCTGGAAACGGCCCAACTGGAAGAGAAGGTAAAGACAGAAGAGGAAGCTCGGCGGATGGTGCTTGATCGCTGGCAGCCACGTTAAGAGAGAAAAAATGAAGGGTTCGCTGTGTCAAGCCGTGTTCCTGCGGGGAACGGCTTTACTTTTCATCGCCATGCTGATAGCGTGTGCGGGTAGAGGTCCGGTTCCGGAGAGACCCGTGGTGACGAAAACTCACCGGGAACTGCCCCGGGTGGCTTACACGATCCAGGTGGGGGCTTTCGCCAATGTGGAAAATGCGGCCCGGCTGGCCGATGCACTGCGCCGCCGCGGGCTGAACGCCATCTATTATGTCGCCCATCAGGATCTTTATAAGGTTCGTTTCGGTAATTACCACACCCGGGATTTGGCAAGGCAGAAGGCGGAGGCGCTTCGGGAAGCCGGAGTCATCGAGGAATTTTATATTGTCAGTCCGGATGCCTATGCGGTTGCCCGACAGAAACGGTACGGGACGTCTTATTTAAGAACGGAGATTGTCAAAACAGCCGAAACATTCATCGGGGTCCCCTACCTTTGGGGGGGTGTTTCACCGGACACCGGCTTTGATTGCAGCGGCCTCGCGATGACGGTTTACCAGTTGAACGGTTTGGAACTGCCCCGACATTCCACCCATCAGTACGAGAGCGGCACGGCGGTCGCACGGGAGGCGCTTCAACCGGGCGACCTGATTTTTTTCCATACCCGCGGGAGCGGTAAAATCTCTCATGTGGGTATCTTTGTGGGTGGAGACGAATTCATCCACGCCGCCGGTACAGGCAAGGCCATCCGCCGGGATTCATTATCCAGTATGTACTATCGAGCCCGTTATGTGGGAGGAAGAAGCTATCTTTGATCACGAGGATGGGCGGGAACAGGAAGTATATGATTCTTTTGGTGAAAAATAGCTGAATGGATGCCCAATTCTCCCGGAAATCATGTGAAAACGGTGAAATCAGATGGCAGAAGTTTTAATTGTCGACGACAACGAAACGACCGTTGACGTCCTGAAGAAAATTATCCAGAAAATGGGGCATAACGTAAGCACCGCCCTGACCTTGAACAAGGGGCTTTACTTGGCCACGATCAAAGAGTTTGATGTGGTGATGCTTGATGTTCGACTTCCCGATGGAAATGGGATCGCCTCTCTGCCTGAATTCCAGGGTGCTCCGTCGGCGCCGGAGGTTATCATTATGACGGGTTATGGAGACGCGGACGGCGCCGAACTGGCGATTCGAAGCGGTGCATGGGATTATATCGAAAAGCCGGCGTCATTGCCGATGATGACCCTGCCGATTATCCGTGCGTTGCAATATCGAGAAACGAAGAAACAGAAGGCCAACCTGAAATCCCTGAAACGGGAAGGCATCGTTGGGAAAAGTCCTCAGTTGGATGCCTGCCTCGATTTTGTGGCCAAAGCCTCCATTTCAGACGCCAATGTTCTGCTGAAAGGGGAGGGGGGAACGGGGAAGGAGCTGATTGCCAGGGCGATTCATGACAACAGTGTCCGCTCTGGCAAAAATCTGGTCATTGCGGACTGTGCGTCGTTGCCGGTGACTCTGCTCGAGGGCATTCTGTTCGGAGATGTCAGGGGCGCCTGCAACTTGGATGATGAAACCAGAACGGGTTTATTTCAGCAGGCCGACCGAGGTACGATTTTGGTCAAAAACATTGAGGAAATTTCATTTGGGCTTCAGAAAACCCTGCTGAAGGTTCTTGAAGAACGCCATGTCCGCCCCGTAGGTTGTCGTCAGGAAATCAAGAGCGACTTCCGTTTGTTGGTTTCCACAAAAGGGGAATTCGAGGAAATGATCAATGCAGGCACATTCCGTGGAGATCTGTACGAGAAGCTGCAGACCCTGACACTGGAGATCCCTCCCCTGCGGGAACGTCGGGAAGACATCCTGGAAATTGCACTTTTTCATTCCACAAAAATCTGCAAACGTTATGGTATGGGTGTAAAAGGTTTCGCGCCCGATTTCGTCGATGTCCTGATGGCCTATAACTGGCCCGGAAACATCAGGGAATTGATCCACTCCCTGGAAATGGCCCATAATGCAGGGCTGGACAGCCCGACTCTTTTTGGTCAGCATCTACCCCTTTATGTCAGGGTCAGTGTGAAGCGACTGATGATTCAAAGCAGTAAAACCGGAGATTCCTCCGTCAGGCAGCACGAGAAGGACTTTCCCAGTTACAAAGAGATGCGAACACAAACGATCGACAAGGCAGAGCGCCAGTACGTGATTAATCTTCTGTCATTCGCCAAGAACAGTATCAAAAAGGCCTGTGACATTTCAGGCATGTCTCGACCGCGTCTGTACGAACTGATGAAAAAACATCAAATCGACCGTCACAACGTCACTGATGAAATACCATAATGACGAAGGCGACGCCCATGAAAGTCATCCTCTACATATCTAAGGATTATCCAGAGGGTCATAAACTGCAATCTGTCATAGAGAAGATCATTCCAAAACACCTTCTGGTCGTGTTCAATATGGTATCCGCTTTGTCACAAGGGCTCCGTGGTCCTCTGTCCGACACCATACTGGTTCTTTGCCCTTCGTGCACAGAGGAGGTGAGGGCTCTGGCGGCTTTGAGGAAATTGATCCGCGATGTCCGTTCGATCCTGATTCTTCCGGATGAAGAGGCAGACACGGTTGCCATGGGACACCGTTTTCATCCCCGTTTTTTGACCAAGCCGACGCCTGGTTTCAAGGATGTCCTCAAAGTACTGGGAAGAATGTTGCATGTAAAAAGTTGAGCAACCGCTCTGCATGGCCTCTTTTTGTCCCCTTAAAAATGATCCTGAAGTGTGAACCGAGTCATTCCGATAAACCACTCGAGCTTGCAACAAGCTCTACATAAGAACCAGGTTATGGAGAAATCAAACATATCAAGAAGGGAAAGGAGGGGAAAAATGGGCAACGATATCACTCTGGTCGATCAAGCGCTTCGGGCGATGGCCGTCAGGGAGGGGAAATACCTGACTTTTTCTCTGGACGCTGAAGAGTACGGCATCGAGATTCTTAAAGTCAAAGAAATTGTCGGCATGATGAATATAACCCGAATTCCTCAGGCTCCCGCATACATCAAGGGGGTCGTCAATCTGCGTGGTAAGGTCATTCCCGTTGTGGATCTTCGGCTGAAGTTCGGACTTGACGCCATGGATTACACGGAGCGAACCTGCATCATTGTGGTTGAGATCCTGGCCGGGGACAAAAATATGGCTGTTGGCGTCATCGTTGATTCGGTTTCGGAGGTCATCAATATTCGAGGAAACGATATCCAAGAGACACCTGCTTTTGGCGGCCATGTGAATACGGACTACATTTTAGGTATGGCCAAGACGAACGGAGGGGTCAAAATTCTTCTCGATATTGACCGGATCCTGTCGAGTGCGGAGATCACGGTGCTGGAACAAATCATTTAACCGACCTGCGCATGGATCATCTCATCTTGCCGGGGACCTCGTGATAACAATCAACTGACAGGGTTGCAGAGTCCGTAGTTGGCCATGTGCAGTTTTGCTGATTGACCGGGTTGGAATGGGGGACCCCGATCCGTTTCGGGAATAATATTCCCCGATCAAAACGGCTGAATCTCTCTTGCATTCCGAGGAAGTATTGCCCCTGGAAAATTTGGGAATTCGGGATGCCCCAGGACCTTTGTACCTTTGTTCGACAGATTTCCCTTGAGCTCTCATAGGAGCGTCGGTTGAAAAACGCGTTTGCAGAAGGGAACGGGGCGGGTACCGAGGGTTAAACGATGAAATAGGCCATCCGAGTTGAGACCTTCTGCATCAGATTGTTCAACAGAGTGGTGTCCATTCCCGGCTGGTAGCGTGTGGCCGATGGATCACCGCAGTTGAGACTGCCCATGACGGCACCGTTGAATGCCAGGGGGCAGATGGCGAAAGATTTGATGAAATACTTTGTATTGCCCGGTAAAAGACGGTAGAAGGGCGTCACGTTTTCATTGGCAAGTACGGGCGTCGTGGCCTGGCCGATAATTTCACGGAATGATTGGCCACCGAGCAAATTCAATCGTTCCGCAAGGTATGCGGATAGAAGCAGTTCCTTCCTCAAGTATGCGGTTGTGGGTTCATCAATCAGGGTCATCCAGACGAAAGGAATGTTAAATTCCTGTCCCATTTCTTGCAGGAGCTTTTCACAGAGCTCCGTTACGTTGTCGCAGGAAAACAGGACCGCTTGTATCTTTTGAAATTTTCTCAGCAATTCTTCGTTGACTTTCTGTACATTCCAAGTGTCGGACATAATCTTCAAACCTCCTGTTTCTTAAAGGAATTCAGCAATCAACACGGTGTGATCCGACGGCTTTTCCGCCCTTCGCGGTTCCAGATCGATGAAACATGACCGGGAGTTATCGGCGAGTGTCCCCGTCGCCAGGATGTGATCGATACGCCAGCCCAGTCCCCGTTCCAGTGTTTGAGGGACCCGGTAATCGAAGAACGTGTACTGCCCGGGTTCGTCGGGATGATGCCTGCGGAAAACATCGGTAAATCCCCAGGCTCGGACATTCGCATAGGCCGCCCAGACATCCGGGTTAAAACAGACATGGCCCAGAAGGCGCTTCGGGTCATAGACATCGATCGCTTCAGGGGCGACATTCAAATCCCCGCACCAGATCAGGGGATCCTGGGGAACCCAATGCGTCTGAATGAAGGTTTTCAGCCGTTCAAACCAGCGAAGCTTATAAAGAAATTGTTCTGAGTTGCGATCACGTCCCTGGGGAATATAGGTGTTGAGAATGTGGATCTCCCCAACTTTCAAGGCAATCAGGCGGTCCTCGTCGGGGGGACCGTCGTCATCCAGACCGTGGAGGATTTGACTCGGCTTTTCCCGGGTGACGATGGCGACGCCGTTATACCGCTTGCCTCCCCGGAATGTAACGTGATACCCCGAATTGATGAAATCAGAGAGGGGAAACTTCGCATCTTCCACCTTGGTTTCCTGCATGCAGAGTACGTCGGGCTGATGAGTGCCAAGCCAGGGGAGAACGATGTGCAGTCTGGAACGGATTGAATTGACGTTAAACGTGGCAATATTAAAAGTCTTCATGAGGTCGATCCCCTGTATCTTTCAGTGAATGATATTTCAATCTGTGGTCCCGCCATAATCACCCTTTCCGGATATAAGATCAATTCTTATTCGATTCAGTGCCTTTTCATATTCTGCTTCCAGGTATGACCGGTCCGTTTCCGTGGCAATAAAATCCCAGGGCAGGAACTCGGAACGTTGTTTCTGCCGGTATACGAAGAA harbors:
- a CDS encoding TatD family hydrolase, coding for MLVDSHAHLELEDFDEDREQVIERARQAGLAFIVTVGINLPDCLRAVEIAEQYDMVYAAVGIHPHNVKEIRSDTYDLLAELARREKVVAYGEIGLDFFRNHSPRETQIRCFGEQLELAQSLDMPVIIHDRQAHRETLEMLKEWKGRRRGIIHCFSGDYDMARQCLDLGFYISIPGTVTYPKAEEIRDVVRRVPLDTLLIETDAPFLAPHKYRGKRNEPAYITWAAEKIAETKEVPLIDVEQATTKNALDVFALHEHVAVLGLPVNRVL
- a CDS encoding thiamine diphosphokinase; translated protein: MIRRSAPGLGAGESIVFIVSGGPLEDLLYLRRRLREANPAEVVCADGGARHMLALGMTPQTVIGDMDSLSAAQFEDLQAKGCRVLKHPARKDETDTELALHYAMALKPDEIEIHGALGGRIDHTLANISLLVCAARAGVRTRIVDATMEMFVISEACEMRGRSGEIVSLFPMTTEVRGLTLKGFEYPLEEASMELGKPYGISNRMLHGRGTVTLSSGYLLIVRTYGREEENG
- the xth gene encoding exodeoxyribonuclease III — encoded protein: MKTFNIATFNVNSIRSRLHIVLPWLGTHQPDVLCMQETKVEDAKFPLSDFINSGYHVTFRGGKRYNGVAIVTREKPSQILHGLDDDGPPDEDRLIALKVGEIHILNTYIPQGRDRNSEQFLYKLRWFERLKTFIQTHWVPQDPLIWCGDLNVAPEAIDVYDPKRLLGHVCFNPDVWAAYANVRAWGFTDVFRRHHPDEPGQYTFFDYRVPQTLERGLGWRIDHILATGTLADNSRSCFIDLEPRRAEKPSDHTVLIAEFL
- the thiD gene encoding bifunctional hydroxymethylpyrimidine kinase/phosphomethylpyrimidine kinase; the protein is MRETGSMPARVLTIAGSDSGGGAGIQADLKTITVLGGFGMSVITALTAQNTMGVHGIFDTPPEFVAAQFDAVMSDIGADAAKTGMLARQDILEVVIEKIQAYGLEKLVVDPVMVAKGGTHLVREDILAYLKAALIPLAFVITPNIPEAEVLTGMTIKTPTDMKEAARRIFDMGSRCVIVKGGHLEGAALDVFFDGNNIHEFTTQRIETPNTHGTGCTFSAALATGIAQGKTLLEAVAQAKDYITEAIRYAFPLGAGHGPTNHLAPIVKKGGPC
- a CDS encoding DUF484 family protein — protein: MSDTWNVQKVNEELLRKFQKIQAVLFSCDNVTELCEKLLQEMGQEFNIPFVWMTLIDEPTTAYLRKELLLSAYLAERLNLLGGQSFREIIGQATTPVLANENVTPFYRLLPGNTKYFIKSFAICPLAFNGAVMGSLNCGDPSATRYQPGMDTTLLNNLMQKVSTRMAYFIV
- a CDS encoding purine-binding chemotaxis protein CheW yields the protein MGNDITLVDQALRAMAVREGKYLTFSLDAEEYGIEILKVKEIVGMMNITRIPQAPAYIKGVVNLRGKVIPVVDLRLKFGLDAMDYTERTCIIVVEILAGDKNMAVGVIVDSVSEVINIRGNDIQETPAFGGHVNTDYILGMAKTNGGVKILLDIDRILSSAEITVLEQII
- a CDS encoding CCA tRNA nucleotidyltransferase, producing MSNHQLSLRETAAGIVRRLKTAGYEGYFVGGCVRDLLLGAEPEDFDIVTSARPEAVQSLFPKTVPVGLAFGIIQVIEGGHAFEVATYRREGRYEDGRRPSLVSFGSAEEDVQRRDFTVNGLLMDPDTGEVRDFVGGRQDIERRLIRSIGPPEKRFAEDHLRMLRAVRFTANLDFQLDPDTLSAIRAQAVAIGRISAERVRDELNRLLTRGHPRRGMELLAQSGLLEEIMPEVAAMEGVMQSQQYHPEGDVWSHVLRMLDFFPYGLTEEKRRRLVWAVLLHDVGKPRVRTRDERGVHFYGHVRRSGEIAQSIMNRLRFSAADIDSVLALISQHMVFMTVRDMRPHRLKRFLRMPEFDLHLELHRLDCLGSCGTLDTYRFCEEQREALSSTELHPPRLLSGHDLQAMGFRPGPLFKEILRALETAQLEEKVKTEEEARRMVLDRWQPR
- a CDS encoding hydrolase, which codes for MFLRGTALLFIAMLIACAGRGPVPERPVVTKTHRELPRVAYTIQVGAFANVENAARLADALRRRGLNAIYYVAHQDLYKVRFGNYHTRDLARQKAEALREAGVIEEFYIVSPDAYAVARQKRYGTSYLRTEIVKTAETFIGVPYLWGGVSPDTGFDCSGLAMTVYQLNGLELPRHSTHQYESGTAVAREALQPGDLIFFHTRGSGKISHVGIFVGGDEFIHAAGTGKAIRRDSLSSMYYRARYVGGRSYL
- a CDS encoding sigma-54-dependent Fis family transcriptional regulator, whose protein sequence is MAEVLIVDDNETTVDVLKKIIQKMGHNVSTALTLNKGLYLATIKEFDVVMLDVRLPDGNGIASLPEFQGAPSAPEVIIMTGYGDADGAELAIRSGAWDYIEKPASLPMMTLPIIRALQYRETKKQKANLKSLKREGIVGKSPQLDACLDFVAKASISDANVLLKGEGGTGKELIARAIHDNSVRSGKNLVIADCASLPVTLLEGILFGDVRGACNLDDETRTGLFQQADRGTILVKNIEEISFGLQKTLLKVLEERHVRPVGCRQEIKSDFRLLVSTKGEFEEMINAGTFRGDLYEKLQTLTLEIPPLRERREDILEIALFHSTKICKRYGMGVKGFAPDFVDVLMAYNWPGNIRELIHSLEMAHNAGLDSPTLFGQHLPLYVRVSVKRLMIQSSKTGDSSVRQHEKDFPSYKEMRTQTIDKAERQYVINLLSFAKNSIKKACDISGMSRPRLYELMKKHQIDRHNVTDEIP
- the thiC gene encoding phosphomethylpyrimidine synthase ThiC, which produces MTQLDMARKGIVSDEMKCCADKEKVSPEFIRKGVEEGSIVVVKNRKHPACEPVAIGRGLRTKVNANIGTSQDRHDMDWELEKVRVCVEAGADAVMDLSTGGDIRGIRQAVMAASPLIVGTVPVYQAAADTLADGRSIVEMNGEDLFRAIEEHGEDGVDFITVHCGVTKRSIACITQEGRLLGIVSRGGSILARWIDYNDQENPLYAEYDRLLDIAYRYDMVLSLGDGLRPGCIADATDRGQVQELLLLGELTGKARERGVQVMIEGPGHVPIKQIEANILLQKRLCNGAPFYVLGPLPTDVAPGYDHITAAIGGAIAGSAGADFLCYVTPSEHLRLPNLDDVREGIMASRLAAHIADLAKDFPGAFERDAQMARYRKEFNWQGQIDLSIDPARSAAWLEKSETAREEGCTMCGELCAIKLGKKESHRMF